In the genome of bacterium, one region contains:
- a CDS encoding aspartyl protease: MGITFLKIGVGNLAHPEKLEDVEFLIDSGAVYSVVPISILEELGIKPLKEEEFRLADGGRIKRKKGGALFKYNDRIGVSDVIFGEEGDFTLLGVLTLEALGLSFNPLKRELNPLPMILAGAVV; the protein is encoded by the coding sequence ATGGGGATTACATTTTTAAAGATTGGAGTTGGAAATCTAGCTCATCCAGAAAAGCTTGAGGATGTTGAGTTTCTTATAGACTCAGGGGCGGTTTATTCTGTTGTGCCTATTTCTATTCTTGAGGAGCTTGGAATTAAGCCGTTAAAAGAAGAGGAATTTAGACTGGCTGACGGAGGTAGGATTAAAAGAAAGAAGGGAGGGGCTTTATTCAAATATAATGATAGGATTGGTGTATCTGATGTCATTTTTGGAGAAGAAGGTGATTTTACCCTTCTGGGTGTTCTTACATTAGAAGCCCTTGGATTATCTTTTAACCCTTTAAAGAGGGAACTTAATCCATTACCAATGATTCTTGCTGGGGCGGTAGTGTAG
- a CDS encoding site-specific DNA-methyltransferase translates to MEDRQRSIYFETESLKIINDDFLTCDKIPNNSVDLIVTSPPYNVDIHYNSYDDKITYDKYLEFTEKWLEKAYKLLKDDGRFCLNIPLDKNKGGQQSVYADITNIAKKIGFKYHSTIIWNEGNISRRTAWGSWLSARAPYVIAPVEVIAILYKKNWKKISGSGKSDITKKEFMDWTNGVWNFMGESKKRVGHPTPFPIELPRRCIKLFSFVGDAVLDPFLGSGTTLIAAYLNKRKGIGVDIDKTYCDLAIKRLKQEAKINQMFCFMKNNG, encoded by the coding sequence ATGGAAGATAGACAAAGGAGTATCTATTTTGAAACTGAATCATTGAAAATAATTAATGATGACTTTTTAACCTGTGATAAAATTCCCAATAACTCTGTTGACTTAATTGTTACTTCACCGCCTTATAATGTAGATATTCATTACAATTCTTATGATGATAAAATTACTTATGATAAATATTTGGAATTCACTGAAAAATGGTTAGAGAAAGCGTATAAACTTTTAAAAGACGACGGAAGATTTTGTTTAAACATTCCTTTAGACAAGAATAAAGGGGGACAACAGAGTGTTTATGCTGATATTACAAATATTGCCAAAAAGATAGGATTTAAATATCATTCCACGATAATTTGGAATGAAGGAAATATTTCTCGTAGAACCGCCTGGGGATCGTGGCTGTCAGCCCGAGCACCTTATGTGATAGCCCCGGTTGAAGTAATTGCAATTTTATACAAAAAAAACTGGAAGAAAATAAGCGGTAGCGGTAAATCCGATATTACCAAAAAAGAATTTATGGATTGGACAAACGGGGTTTGGAATTTTATGGGCGAAAGCAAAAAACGTGTAGGTCATCCTACACCTTTTCCCATTGAGCTACCAAGAAGATGCATAAAACTATTTTCTTTTGTTGGCGATGCTGTTTTAGACCCATTTTTAGGAAGCGGCACAACCTTAATTGCTGCCTATCTAAATAAAAGAAAAGGGATAGGTGTTGATATAGATAAAACATATTGCGATTTGGCGATAAAACGATTAAAACAAGAAGCAAAAATTAACCAAATGTTTTGTTTTATGAAGAATAATGGATAG
- a CDS encoding DUF167 domain-containing protein, translating to MKISVVAKTRAKEEKVEKREDKYIVYVKEQPIKNKANRAIIKVLAEYFSIPKSHISIVSGLTLKQKIVKISDDKT from the coding sequence ATGAAGATTTCTGTTGTTGCAAAAACAAGGGCAAAAGAGGAAAAGGTAGAGAAAAGAGAAGACAAATACATAGTTTATGTTAAAGAACAACCTATAAAGAATAAAGCAAATAGAGCGATTATAAAGGTGCTTGCAGAATATTTTAGCATTCCCAAATCCCACATTTCTATTGTCTCTGGTCTTACCTTGAAACAAAAAATTGTAAAGATAAGCGATGATAAAACTTGA
- the ilvN gene encoding acetolactate synthase small subunit has translation MRHIVSVLVENKFGVLARIAGLFSGRGYNIDSLCVAPTDDPTLSRMTIVTHGEDKIIEQIEKQLNKLIDTRKVYDLTHKEHVERELVLIKIKGEKRTEIMEIINIFRARIVDVSSKSLVIETTGDEGKISALIEILKPYGIIEIARTGKVAMTRKEK, from the coding sequence ATGAGACATATAGTTTCTGTTTTGGTTGAAAATAAGTTTGGGGTATTGGCAAGAATTGCAGGGTTGTTCTCTGGAAGAGGTTATAATATTGATTCCTTGTGTGTAGCTCCTACAGATGACCCAACCCTTTCAAGAATGACAATTGTAACGCATGGAGAAGATAAGATAATTGAGCAAATTGAGAAGCAATTAAATAAACTTATAGATACTAGAAAGGTTTATGACCTTACACATAAAGAGCATGTAGAAAGAGAGCTTGTCCTTATTAAGATAAAGGGTGAGAAAAGGACAGAGATTATGGAAATAATTAATATCTTCAGGGCAAGAATTGTTGATGTTTCTTCTAAAAGTTTAGTAATTGAGACAACAGGCGATGAAGGAAAAATTTCTGCCTTAATAGAAATTCTTAAACCCTATGGAATAATAGAGATTGCAAGGACAGGAAAGGTTGCTATGACAAGGAAAGAGAAATAG